One genomic window of Patescibacteria group bacterium includes the following:
- a CDS encoding PEP-utilizing enzyme, whose product MDIEKFKHADWTKIWAGSWSFLTCFHFGNDYTKEIHFGSHPVFSQSIIFVKEGKSNGWATQTDRDRLGNFLATEVKNNPDKALEVCSELKKEVDSIINFLDTNVAAQPSLEIYNDFWNHVLLYYTPHINVKYVVDYLEPELLQKLLPHLEEARLYAEPVFKRTEDFMISTAQAIGQKINLPYELVLCTTKSEMDEYFKGGIFPKRNVLEERNKGAVILFDETDSMVITGADVQKVEDIVTKQTATNVIKGMVAYKGKVTGRAVIILDPTKANHFVEGDILVTGMTRPEYLSIMEKAAAIVTDAGGILSHAAISARELKKPCVIGTQVATKVLKDGDLVEVDADSGIIRLLKA is encoded by the coding sequence ATGGATATAGAAAAATTTAAACATGCAGACTGGACGAAAATTTGGGCGGGATCATGGAGTTTTTTGACATGTTTTCATTTTGGCAATGATTACACAAAAGAAATTCACTTCGGAAGTCATCCCGTTTTCAGTCAGAGTATTATTTTTGTAAAAGAAGGCAAAAGTAATGGGTGGGCAACTCAAACAGACAGGGACCGTTTAGGTAATTTTCTTGCAACGGAGGTTAAAAATAATCCCGATAAAGCGTTAGAAGTTTGTTCTGAATTAAAGAAAGAAGTTGATTCGATTATAAATTTTTTGGATACAAACGTTGCAGCTCAACCAAGTTTGGAAATTTACAATGATTTTTGGAACCATGTACTTCTGTACTACACACCGCATATTAATGTTAAATATGTTGTTGATTATTTGGAACCAGAACTTTTGCAGAAGTTGTTACCACATCTTGAAGAAGCTCGTTTGTATGCCGAACCAGTTTTCAAGAGAACCGAAGATTTTATGATCTCAACAGCGCAAGCTATTGGTCAAAAAATTAATCTACCATATGAGCTTGTGCTTTGCACGACGAAGTCTGAGATGGACGAATATTTTAAAGGCGGCATTTTTCCGAAAAGGAACGTTCTTGAAGAGCGAAATAAGGGAGCGGTAATTTTATTTGATGAAACAGACTCGATGGTCATTACTGGTGCTGATGTACAGAAGGTTGAGGACATTGTTACTAAACAAACTGCAACCAATGTGATTAAGGGAATGGTTGCCTATAAAGGTAAGGTGACTGGCCGCGCTGTGATTATTCTCGATCCAACAAAAGCCAATCATTTTGTTGAGGGAGATATTTTAGTGACAGGAATGACGCGACCCGAATATTTATCAATTATGGAAAAGGCAGCAGCCATTGTTACTGACGCAGGAGGTATTCTTTCGCATGCCGCCATTTCTGCTCGAGAATTGAAAAAACCTTGTGTCATTGGAACACAGGTTGCGACAAAAGTTTTGAAGGACGGGGACTTGGTGGAAGTGGATGCTGATAGTGGAATAATTCGGTTATTAAAAGCCTAG